In Festucalex cinctus isolate MCC-2025b chromosome 1, RoL_Fcin_1.0, whole genome shotgun sequence, the sequence GCAATGTCATGATAATAAAAGTTACACTTGTATTGTCTTTGCTGCTCACAGGTTTAAAGACGCGATGGCTAACACAGTGGGTCACCGCAACACAGAGATGAGCCTGGCGCTGGGGCTGCTCTACAGTCCAACGGAGGCTCTGAAGATAGGACTGGTGGACCAGATAGTACCAGAAGATAAGCTCATGACCTCAGCCGAGCAGATGATGGGCAAGTGGTTGGCCATTCCAGGTGTGTAATAGTGGGAGGAGCACAGACCACTACATTTGGCTAGCGCCAGAGTCCGTGTTTATTTTTGGCTTAGCGGTTATGCGCATGCATGTGAAAATCTGCTATAGCGAGACCATATAAAAAGCttgacttgatttaaaaaaaaaaaaaaaaaaaaaaaagtttacacttCAATatactttaaacacatttatacTTATTAAAACACTTTAAAGTTCTCTCTATCTCTCAGCTGTCTAAGAGGCATGTAATATAGGGCCTGACCAATTAATCGGCTGCCGATtataattggccgattattggccttcaaacatcagccaGAACAATTGGCCAATTATTTTCCCCTgaaaacgttatcgaagaaaaccgAAGTATCTgatgctgtgaaagtaccctgaatgcaccattttacttgcatagcattagcaactagcaagtgtgtagcgtatgttattctgttgtccctaatcatcctttaagctgtttaatgacactgcAGTTGGAGTTtactgaaaacaaaaatacacaatgttaagaattacatccactgtatatttaaatacaaaacatgctttgtttttaaaacatagcCTAGCGATAACAGGAAGTTaggaaatgctaacaggaaggtAGCATCGTCTTTGGGAGTGTGTTTCCTTCACATAacaaatatccacacacaaatcttgtgggaatgCATACCCACATTTGAGATAACACtatgcaaaggcacaaattcttcccaatgtgtgaaaaactagtTATTTTAGTAAAATTGAATCGCAagtttcttctgtactcactttgagTACGTCATGGATGCaaggcaccacactgcccccaagaggccaaaatgcagaggaacagtcaatatttgttcttatgttttttttcagttgctatatttaagtttattctattcttattagtttcttatttttattgtcattgtcctttcaagttataatataaagttgatatttcaagtattcaaagactttcttttatcaaaaataaaggattttttattttttatttttttttatgtcttagcgcacatttccacatgacatggcaCGACATACAATCCCCGAAAtcccaggttagcccagtaagtcccaagacttgtggaaaataacacaagataaaatgtataaaagaaaatgttaatgcTTTACAGCATTTGTAAAtaagaatggttttattattgacacataaatctatacaataaccttgtatgcttcatgaattttttttatatggattcgtcattcaaagcagagaatcttaaAAGTGAAAGTTTGTGCGCaagtggcacccattgaaatgaaattgGGGAAGGGGTTAATTTTCTGCATTATATGTGTTATAATGCATTATATGTCTTTTAAATAATCGTCAGATTAATtggtaattgttgtttttttccctgccaAAAATCAGCATCGACTTCAAAAAATGCCTATCAGCTGGGGCCTAATGTAATGTGCATTCTACAAGCTGCTTAATTAATCATAAAACTGACATACAAAACAAGAGATATTGTATTTTTGCACActaaaatgttcaaccaaatcATTTTGCCTAAAGAAAGTACCATAGGTTCGCTTAATgctattttataaatgtaacgCCATAGACTGGCAagcagaaattagcatagatgttagGGAATTGTAAAGCATCAAACAGCTGCTACTTAACTCACACAGAGCAGCAACCCATACAAAcaacatacatacagtataatacACACAGGTAAAGCTGTGTGCTATAACAATATATGGCATAGCTATGATATGAAACATCAATTGTTTATGTTGTAAATTTTACCTTGCTTCCACTGGGAGAATTCTTTAATTTAGTTTCCTCACCTTAGCGATACTTTAAATGTGTGAATGGTACACAGGAATACttacaaatgtataaatgttacttgtacttgtttacattttttgcactTTTGAGGATCCCTGGAAATTTGAATGTACTGCCAGATGTTTTGAATGGCAGTCAAGTCAAACAATGCCTTTAGAACCTTTTCCGAGTCAGTGACCTGAGCAATCCATTTTCTGTTTTCCAGCCCACGCCAGGCAGATCACCAAGTCCATGATGAGGAAGCCGACCATCGACAAGCTGACGTCCAAACGAGAGGCTGACGTCCAAAACTTTGTGAGTTTCATCACCAAAGACGCCATCCAGAAGTCACTCCGTACGTATCTTGAGATGCTCAAAAAGAGGAAGGCTTCATGAGATTACAAATTAAGTGAAGGTCCTTGATCAGAAGTCATTCCACACCAGCTTGACTGACTGAACAACAACaatactgtgatgtcattgtccAATTACTGCTACTTCAGGTTCGAAACATCTTTCCAATATCATCAAGAGAATTTACTCATTATGCTATTTGGGTCATGTCAGACTATTGAAGGCCTGTTCAGATGTCCATGCAATGTAGTATGATGAATTGGTTCCGTTTGCTTGATTGATAGTTTGGGCAAACGTAGCTCACCTCACACACCAGGAGTTCAGGTAATTCTAACGAGCATCACAGTCTCATCATTGAAGTGCCTGACATAATtcatactgtacatgaaaactTGGTGCAACTCCCCCaaatcccccccctcccccctgtaTTCAATTTGATCTGGTTTGTTGTTGAAATGTAGATTTAATGGTTACAATTAAATAcacatttcatttgatttttttctgttgcagCCTTGAAGTGTAATTTGTGCCACTGTTGTACAGATACACACGCTAGTATCTTGAAATAAAATGCTCATTCTACAAACTGTGCACTTAAGCATGAGTTGTCCTGGCTGATCTATTATCAAAAAAAGTAAGCGATTAACGCTGTGTCTCAtacacaacataacataattgtGTTTCTATATGTAACGATCAAATGTGTGCAAGAATTTTCcgtgaaagcttttttttaatttaatgaattggcACTTCAGTATGTGAATACAAATAACTGAATGTAATTCAATTTAGAGCTTGTGAGCATACAATAGGTTGGAAAAGATGAGGCACACATATGTGTATGatatttgattgaaaaacatAGTgtacattcatccatccattttcttgaccgcttatttctcacaagggtcacgggcggtgctggcgcctatctcagctagctctgggcagtaggcagggggcaccctggactggttgccagccaatcgcagggcacacagagacgaacaaccatccacactcacaagcacacctagggacaatttggagcaccaattaacctgctatgtatgtcgggcacggggagaacatgcaaactccacccaggaaggccggagcctggacttgaaccggagtcctcagaactgggaggcggacgtgctaaccactcgaccaccaagTGTACATTCAATACAGTTTTAATGTTTGGTAATACCAAGACTAAATTGTGTGTTCAACTGTCCATGTAAAGCATCTGAAAAGTTATGCATCAAGTTACAAAAGACAGTTTCTGTATTTTGCAAAGATTTAATTGATTGTGATTTTTGTTGAGTCCCAGTGAATGCTTTGATTGCGCGTGGGGGAATCCGATGGTCTAGTTTGATGCTGATGTTTCGGCAATCATGGGCTCAAACAAGCATCTTCACCTCCACAGGGTAATGGTCACTGACAGCCAATGCCTGAGaaagaaaattgactttttttacataaacatttaacataagaatACTAATATACAGTAAAGCATAAACACATGTGGTATGGAACAGTTATATACAAGGACTTTTTGTAGGATGAAGTGATATGTGTGCCCCCCAAATTTAATTTTCTTGAGCTGCAGATAAAACTATggacataaaaatgaaatatatatatatatatatatatatatatatatatacattacaaaataaatccccaaaaataaatatgaatgtaaataaaaacaaaatatgcataaataaatgaatgaataaataagtactaagtaaaaataaaattgagaaaTGGGATGGGATTCAAAAGatacaaataaatgtggaaataaacactaaataaatatataaatggaattaaatatcaatccataaatgaaaacacTGCTCTCgtgtttatttcatgctgcagacgctgTCAGCATGAAATACATGAAATGTAATTCAAATGAGGAGGCGGTCCTAAGTGTgtcttaaattatatttttatatccgttttaattctcacatttatttatttagtttgaatttTGTGATTTTCGGTCCTCCATACAAAACAGGCATTTGAGTCTGTATGAATTTGACCCCTGCTGCAATCTGACGGTGGTTAGCACAAAGGAGCACCTGAAGGACTCAGTCCCGCTATTGAGTGGAATAATGGTAAAATAAGTAATATAATATTCTTAAGTTATATTAATATATGTGTAGTGTGCTGTAATTCTTAAACATTGGAATGTTTTGACAGATGCATCTCCAAGACAGTTGAAGCTGCTATAATTTGGGGAAAAATTGCATTACTGTATGTTTACTTGAAATGAGTTCAGACTGAATCATGCGTATCAATACCATAACATCCAGATGTCGATGAGGTATGCTTTCCTCATTCCATGTTGTTCCTTCACCCCACTCACCACCAGTTATTTGAAGGCGTGCTCCTTCTGTGTACCTCTGTATGAAATTGCTCCCATTTTTGCAATAATGTCCGTTCATATTTACCATACTGAGGCTGAGATCCAGATCCACCATGAAGTCGTACACCTCAGCGCTGTGGTCCACTACTCCCTTCTTCATGTCGTCAGTCACCACAATCCTAAAAACACAAAGAAGCTTGGAACTACTGAGGCACAAGATCTGTATCATATGttctactttattattatttaatatctatttgtgtaaaatgtatttcatgtgtaaaatatttttgatttcAATTCTCAGATCATATTTCTATGAAGTGTACATGCATGGCGTGCGCCTACACAGAATTTGTGTGTATCATACCTGTCATATGCACAATCAGTGTGTGACACGGTGGTGTCAGCCTCATTCGGGATCAACCAATGGAAGCTCTTGTCCGTGAAGAGTCGGATCTGCGTCCACTCTGACTCTGTGACATAGGTGCAGTCTGTGTTGAAGTCCCCGAGAAGAATGATGTCCTGCAGTTTCCAAACGCATGAGTGTCACTCATCCACTTTCATACAGTGTAACGAACGGTTTGTTACGCAATCAAACTATATTCACGTTGGTGTTCCATCTGGCGCGAACATCAGTCACCACATCGTAGAGCTCGTCTACCTCCTGCAAGGCGAAGTCTGGCGAAGTGTGTTGTGGGATCAGAACAAAATTCCTCACGACTAGAAACAAGAAGGGACTCGGTAAGAGACAATATGGGAATGTTAACGCCAATATTAATTCCAATTGTTTTATAGTGTGGACAATCAatagttattacacaatacAGTGATCCAAAGAATGAGCTAGGCCATGTGATGATCTTTTTCAGCAGTCATTTGGATTTAAAACAATAGAAATTATACAGATGCATAGCCAATTTGCACAGACAATAGAGAAGCTAATGGAATCTAAAGCGAAGTTATGTTATTTAGTAATCCCTTCCAGTCCTTACCAGTGTCATTTGAGGAGAACATGACGACAAAGGGCTCCCGTATAAAAGTGTCGTTCCCACACGGCTCACAACCATCGTCATAAGTGTAACTTTTGCTCACTGACACGGTCTCTTCCCTGCAAAGAAACATTAATTAATATGTTAGTGATGATATACTACATTACATAAGGTCACAATAATACATACTGTAAGAAGAAACAAGAcacttttgtatttgtgtgtgtggacaCGTGTGTGATTTTCTTCTTTATCAGTTAATTTCATAGAGGAACTTTCagggtttattttaaaatgtgtttatgtaCAGAAGAAAGGCTGAACAGTGAGAGTTgtaatttacattattattattattattattattatactagggctgtgcaattaatcaaaattcaatcacCATTTCcattattacaaaatcagcataatcgtttttttatttatacatttgcaccttttatttatttatttatttatttatttatttatttatttatttatttatttatttttaactaaattaataaaaaggtgtttttttacatttaaacattttcttgtttagtaccaaaaaataaatgatcatcctacaTCGTATTGCGCAGTGCACAATGTCATTTTTGCCAacatcacatatatatatatatatatatatatatatatatatatatatgtatgtatgtatatgagtatattattataaattctgtttggcccAAAATGAACTAACATTTCTTGTTTAGTACTAAAATATAAAtgatcgtttgaataatcgtgatttcaattattggcaAAATAGTTAGAATTAttgtttttcccataatcgagcagctgtATGTGCTTATACTAATACAACACCCCACAATTACtcagaatatttaaaaaaaacaaatctaaataaaataaaaaatctaatactAAACCTAACAATAAAACTAAACGAAGCAATTTTGGaaataataaaaacgaacaaactTGCTCAAAGAACTAATTAATAGTCATTGTAactgtatcaaaaaaaaattaaaactaaccatAAAGAAAAATATGCAACTTCTAAAACGCCGGCGTATACCTGTATAGAAAGAGATAGCGTTCCTTGTAAGAACTACGACCCAAAGGCTCGCTGACAATGTGCTTGTACCTAAATTGTGGAGAAcctctgaaaaaaaacaaacggtaAGAATTAGTATTTCTAACACGCTTTAATactataatgaaaataaaattgctaTGAACAACCATATGTAACATTTTATATTATCCTAACCTGTTGACATGCTGCATGAGTTTTTTGGTGGCTGAGAGGTCATTGTCTCGGACCTCCTGGATCAGAATGATGTCATAGCGGTGAACGATCTGcaacaagcaaaataaaatgcttggTTAATGTGTTTGCTGTTGGTCACAACTCACAATGCTCAATGAAATGCAGTAATCCGCGTCCTAGTTTTGAACAGGGTAACTTCTAACCTTTCTTGCCTGTTGCTTGTTGTCTCCACATGCTGACTAGTAAATTAGGCCATTATGTGTCACTTCAACAGCGAAcggaatgtaacacaaaaagtttttattgtGAGGatctttggtttggtttagtttattcattttttcctttcggacacattacagtttacatcaatcacatcacatcatttgcaacattgacatccgaaagaagggctgacgggtagaagccgaagcttattcgagacccgtccccatcgacccattactataacgcatcaatcatatacattatttagaatagtcattaatttttatcgttatccatcccatactatcctagacactgctcgctcagttcatcttgaatgtccgtgtgtagattgtggctagtcccagtcatttggcactggtgagtcggttcCCAGAcaccaccagcaggcccaccccgccatcTTGATAAAGGTGCAGATACAGGAATTAATTGTCTCCATTTTATGTCACCATAGCATCAATGGAACACACCGTTTCCTCCATATGGTCATCATCATCCACAAATCAGAACGTGTATCTGACCTTGGTGATGATGTTCATCAAGGTTGTGTTGGAGGCTTTCTTGTCACCAAAAGACTTAATGTTGAAGGCTCCTAACAGCAAAGATGTAGACAGATGCAGCAGGGCCAAAAGGAGACCCAAACTGTACACCAGACGCATCCTGGCAgtcatattaaaaagaaaaaataagatACATACAAAAAACTTCCTGACAGAAGGCATAGATTGAAATTAGCTATGCATCGCAAAAGAAAGGCAATGAATGTACAGatattgcttcttttttttaaactgaagtaTAAAGGAAGATTTTTTGCTTTATGCGGAGTGAAATATTACACTTACTAGATAATGTATTACTCTGGTGAGAACAAAGTTACCTTAAAAGTGTGGTCAACGGCTTTCTGGAATTTACACTGTGATAATTTACTCAGAAATGTATTGCATGGACATTCTTTATCACTTAATTCAGTGTTGACAAACAGTGAGGTGGAAATGttttacattagaaaatgtCTGAATACACGCCAacaaaaaatgtcccaaaactAGATGCACATATTACTGCCCTCTAGTGGAGGAGCATTTAAATTGTTTTGTCTGTCAATGTTCACGGGAATGATTgttgaacaaaaacacattattataagtgatttatttttggaGGGTCCTGCTTCCAAATTTGTATGAAGCATTTTGAGAAGGCCCGACCCTGttctagcaaaaaataaataagaggacacttcaacaacaaaaacaaaaaacaacaatcgcACGGGACACGCAAGTGAGCAAAGAAGAGTCAGAAGCTAGGATAGATACTACTAACTACTAAGAAAAGTTAACCTGTAACTACTTATGTGGAAGAAACGAGACACAAGAGTACAACAAAGTGGCAGTGAGTAGTTTACAACATAATGACTCTAAGACgaataaaaaatctttttctCCGTTTCTATTCCTTCCCATTATCTACACCAATTCTTGCAGTGTCAGTGTTGTCTCAGTACTCCTTGCAAAGTTCAAGCAATCTACGTTTAATGAATACTTTGGATTCATCCTTACGTAATGGCATAACCAGCGGAATTCTATCCAGTATGATGGCCTGCTTAGCAAGAATGTCAGCATTCTCATTTCCCTCCACCCCTAACATGTGTTGGAACCCAGCTAGTCTATTATCTACATTATGTGTCTGGACCCAGCCTGATAAATGGTCCTTCATTCTTTGCTTAACGTAAACAACTGATCCAGTTGGAGCCATATAAAAATAGTAatcaaaataattttataatattaaataatgCTGGTCATAGTTTTCCGCTACTCTCACTGGTGCATCTCATTGttctttttcaacatttaatacaAATTTGTATCAACTGATGGTTGAATAAAAGACCATAAGTGAAGTTCTTAATTTatcatcattcatcatcattaatCCTATGAACTCTCGGTGGTTGTTCTCCTACCTTGACCTGCAAGGCAGACACTAGATGTGTTTTAAAGGCACCAATGTGCCAGCTGTTCCACATCCAGTTTTTTTAGAGATAGAAACCTGAACACACCCGTAATCCATAGCCGATATAGCGGGCCTGAATAAATATATCTTCAACAATGACGCTCTTGAGGCTCCTGAAGTATTCTCAGTAACAAAAGTACGACTGCTGAATCAAAATCTTTTCTGTGGTGAAGAAGAATTCCCTTAcattatgagtaaaaaaaaaaagagaaaaaaaaagaaatcaatcaatcaaaaatacaATCAATACACAAAGTTTAAATATGAAAGTGGGCTGgatgaaaatgacatttaagcCCTGTTGCACCCTGTTAATGATGATGAAATACAATATTTTGATCATGCAAAGCACACGGTAGCTACCTGATCCTCAATGGCAGCGTGTGGGTGAGAAGGCCTGTTATCGGCGTGAATCCTCAAAGGTGCCACTGGAACTTCTGAACGCAATCACTTATTGTGTTTGTCTTTATTTGATCACAGGTAGTCGAGCGATGGTAGGCGGGGTGTTGAGGATAAGGTTACAAGGTGGTAGCCATGGTGGGCGATGAAGGTTTTTTCCCTggtaaatgactaaaaaaaatcttaaaattgcaaacaaaaaaatataaatgctgaCTTAGAAATCATTACAtatacaaatgaaaaataactagTACTAATAAATTCATTATTGTCTCAAATgtaaaattgtttgaatatgcttgataaatgtcttttttttcacgACTTTTGCGTAACTATCACTGTGCATTATCAAAAAGatgcaaaaagaaaatgtgattcTCCTTCCTCCAATACATTTTGAAATGCTTGTTAAAAAGTTTAGTGGCAGGCCAAGCACTGGGAAGGCAACAGATGGAGATAAGCAGGTTTATTTAAGGTCTTACTTTGAGCCAAGGACTTCGGCTTTGGAAACtccactatgaaaaaaaaagtggcaaatagtTGTAGAAATGCTTGTATGGTTTCTGACTACTAATCAAGGTACCCTTGAAAGTCACTTATTCTAAACTACCATATAATGCATCTTGTGCCATATTTGTACCACCTGCAGCTAATACTGTACAAAACATGCTGCTTGTCTCACTGTTAACATTCTACTATTTCACATATATTTTACTACCATTAAAATCTCCTCACTCTgaactttcttctttctttggaTTTCTGGTTTGATACTAAACCGCGTTTTCGTTGTCTCAGTACTTGTATACATACAGTGACATTATCATGGAATCTAATCTACAgcaaattgtgcaaaaaaaataaaaaataaataaataataaaatctataaaaaaatattgatagatttttttttaattttgttttaatatcacaTATATACAATATACAACAGTTGGACCTGTGCATTCTAAAGTTTAGATAAAGTCAAATTAAGGTCACCTGTAAAGAttatagtgcattttaggttTATCCTGGACTTGAACGCCAAATAGTTACCTTTTTGCGAATATACAGTAAGAGCTGCATATGGAGGAAAATGCTTTAAAGGACaactaaaattccaaatatGCATTGAACattgcaattaaataaataaaaaagcttaaagtttaaattaaaaaaagaaaaaaagaaaaacccaaatgtttaaaaaaaaaagaaaaaaaaagaatggtgtGTATCCTTCTATTCTGACGATGGTAACGATACATTAAGTGGCCAGTAGGtggaagtacaaaaaaaaaccctgccatTACGGTGTCGTGACGTCATTTGCGTAGCTGCcgtaaacaggaaaaaaaaacatccggtAGCGAGCTTTGACTAGGTTAGCTTCTGTTAGCTTCGGTTTAGCATCCTAAACAGTAATGAAAATTAATAGTGGACGAGTGTTCTGTCATGTC encodes:
- the dnase1 gene encoding deoxyribonuclease-1 — translated: MTARMRLVYSLGLLLALLHLSTSLLLGAFNIKSFGDKKASNTTLMNIITKIVHRYDIILIQEVRDNDLSATKKLMQHVNRGSPQFRYKHIVSEPLGRSSYKERYLFLYREETVSVSKSYTYDDGCEPCGNDTFIREPFVVMFSSNDTVVRNFVLIPQHTSPDFALQEVDELYDVVTDVRARWNTNDIILLGDFNTDCTYVTESEWTQIRLFTDKSFHWLIPNEADTTVSHTDCAYDRIVVTDDMKKGVVDHSAEVYDFMVDLDLSLSMALAVSDHYPVEVKMLV